From a single Drosophila sulfurigaster albostrigata strain 15112-1811.04 chromosome 3, ASM2355843v2, whole genome shotgun sequence genomic region:
- the LOC133844637 gene encoding acyl-CoA-binding protein, protein MPTFEEIVEKAKAFRETITKEDILEFYGYYKQATVGDCNIDEPEDADEKARYLSWKSKAGLTAEDAKNHYIEVYKAYVAKHQ, encoded by the exons ATGCCGACC TTTGAGGAAATCGTTGAGAAAGCCAAGGCCTTCAGGGAGACCATCACCAAGGAGGATATCCTGGAATTCTACGGCTACTACAAGCAGGCCACCGTCGGTGATTGCAACATCGATGAGCCCGAGGATGCGGATGAGAAGGCCCGCTACCTGTCCTGGAAGAGCAAGGCCGGTCTGACCGCCGAGGATGCCAAGAACCACTACATCGAGGTCTACAAGGCGTACGTCGCCAAGCACCAATAA
- the LOC133840432 gene encoding Bardet-Biedl syndrome 1 protein homolog, which yields MATALTSNWLHVDIGEETPLLLSTLSSCMTLSDVQCDGYVRLLAADISLEDDDEPSAKLKVFRGLKLKQEQSLPGIPTAIESLYIDETEPKTPVIAVAIAESVLFYRHMKPYFKYTVPALDAEELELEVWRKLPVMKTETHDELLQLLKEVDHAKLSRKTQRLLQLSGEERESFIETHKDSPVGRVGNIVAMCCLKRVSSSPNPPSHLVLATDTGRVFVLEPQGFNLVYQARTCSYETAVPSLISVHGTYETDFCIVVGTRNGGVYLLRKANNEGQEILKMTTALTGLLLLPVDQTIVVTTMEQRYLCYSKRGKLLYQVQLEAQPVCILPLMLAHLGLTLVAVALQGGVVKFFLQRYLVDEFVLPETVAAMLYGRMGMEDHVLTLTTQSGEMFFKILRRVTRFETDVVAAAAAANKSATKSQRIADVSILDKPKKSSIFVEQAAREKLKAKASYGSFQVELWRLRHTAARATIDAINSSESTISGDLTHAPVKLSAEVCGSGPAFRLYLTVQNLSTFKMASNLVVLLHADRRHYTMSQSMARLPSVLPGIPLRVDFEVVAVLDPMDKLPPGSLTPDNSQIRVMLLKTGQSKPLIAAAVAMPQSEAAF from the exons ATGGCAACTGCATTGACATCTAATTGGCTGCATGTGGACATTGGTGAAGAAACGCCACTCCTCCTCTCAACACTGTCAAGTTGCATGACATTGAGTGATGTTCAATGCGATGGTTACGTGCGTCTTTTGGCTGCCGACATTTCGCTGGAGGACGATGACGAGCCCTCCGCTAAGCTAAAAGTGTTTCGTGGTCTCAAGCTGAAGCAGGAGCAATCGCTGCCAGGCATTCCCACGGCCATTGAGAGTCTCTATATCGACGAAACCGAGCCCAAAACACCGG TgattgccgttgccattgcagAGTCTGTGCTCTTCTACAGGCATATGAAGCCTTACTTTAAGTACACTGTGCCCGCCTTGGATGCCGaggaactggagctggaggtGTGGCGAAAGCTTCCTGTGATGAAGACAGAGACTCACGATGaactgctgcagttgctcaaGGAGGTGGATCATGCGAAGCTGTCGCGCAAAACACAGCGACTGCTACAGCTCAGCGGGGAGGAGAGAGAA TCCTTCATTGAGACACACAAGGACTCGCCTGTGGGTCGAGTTGGCAACATTGTGGCCATGTGCTGCTTGAAACGTGTCTCCAGCAGCCCCAATCCGCCCTCACATCTGGTGCTCGCCACAGACACAGGTCGCGTCTTTGTTCTGGAACCACAAGGCTTCAATCTGGTTTATCAGGCGCGCACTTGTAGCTATGAAACCGCTGTGCCCAGCCTGATATCTGTGCATGGCACCTACGAAACGGACTTTTGCATTGTGGTGGGCACACGCAATGGAGGCGTCTATCTACTGCGTAAGGCCAACAACGAGGGACAGGAGATACTCAAGATGACCACTGCATTGACGGGTCTACTACTATTACCTGTAGATCAGACCATTGTGGTGACCACCATGGAACAACGGTACCTCTGCTACTCTAAGCGTGGCAAACTGCTCTATCAGGTGCAGCTGGAGGCACAACCAGTCTGCATTCTGCCACTGATGCTGGCGCATCTGGGCCTCACTTTGGTGGCTGTGGCGCTTCAAGGCGGCGTCGTTAAATTCTTTCTACAACGTTATCTGGTCGATGAATTTGTGCTGCCCGAGACAGTGGCTGCCATGCTTTACGGTCGCATGGGCATGGAGGATCATGTGCTCACATTGACTACGCAGTCGGGTGAAATGTTTTTCAAGATACTGCGACGTGTGACACGATTTGAAACCGACgtcgttgcagctgcagcggcagcgaataaaagtgcaacaaaGTCACAACGGATTGCGGATGTATCCATACTGGACAAGCCCAAAAAGAGTTCCATATTCGTGGAGCAGGCTGCGCGAGAGAAGCTAAAGGCCAAGG CAAGCTATGGCAGCTTTCAGGTAGAACTGTGGCGACTGCGTCACACAGCAGCGCGTGCCACCATCGATGCCATCAACTCCTCGGAGAGCACCATCTCTGGTGATCTCACCCATGCACCTGTCAAGCTCTCAGCCGAGGTTTGCGGCAGCGGACCCGCCTTCCGTCTCTACCTCACCGTCCAAAATCTGTCCACCTTTAAGATGGCATCGAATTTGGTGGTGCTGCTGCATGCAGATCGACGGCACTACACTATGTCGCAGTCCATGGCCAGGTTGCCCAGTGTATTGCCCGGCATTCCGCTGCGCGTTGACTTTGaggttgttgctgtgctggATCCGATGGACAAGTTGCCACCGGGCAGCCTGACGCCCGACAATTCCCAGATTCGCGTCATGCTGTTGAAGACTGGACAGTCGAAGCCGTTGATTGCTGCCGCAGTGGCCATGCCGCAATCTGAGGCGGCTTTTTAG
- the LOC133840433 gene encoding protein male-specific lethal-3, producing the protein MTARENEVQLFNRGERVLCYEPDESKARVLYVSKVLAVYEQRDEANYTYFEYKIHFQGWSSSWDRNVRASGLLKDNEENRKLQRELAEAAQLQKSGGYSYKDTKTPTLPASKKQRLTRGGAGNLEDSVADPLDISQDFSHKNSRSRDNSGNRARDSSGGRKADKTGAAAGAVDASGMRETRKAARGGGRKGGKSIFSMRTPQKESANNMSMDEDKFINQDDRVMLRISERLRGYMEYDYNMVCMLGKQHALPARMPIVTILENFVKQRAVELAISIKQDSSRGRVTTSRNARMEREYDRVMSIVCMLKEVVDGLRIYFEFHLEDHLLYKEEKDYVHRHLTDDNLKNCSIMLNNAAVYINVDAELITQSAVVNGDDENEHVFGGVEYKKQRDKYLEYIVNNSGKNSMALAYDERNSPYKAADKLPFEMYGFLCETFNWRLLSAESRPEKSMMFGAPHLARLLVKLPEYLNVSPISNEKLEDLLKHLNSFINYLENHEEWFDKENYVHPAVNQEQLQQELLESLE; encoded by the exons ATGACGGCAAGAGAGAACGAGGTGCAGCTTTTCAACCGGGGCGAAAGAGTCCTGTGCTACGAACCCGACGAATCGAAGGCGAGGGTTTTGTACGTCAGTAAG GTATTGGCCGTGTATGAGCAAAGGGACGAGGCAAATTACACGTACtttgaatacaaaattcattttcaagGCTGGAGCTCAAGCTGGGATCGAAATGTGCGCGCCTCCGGTCTTTTAAAAGACAACGAAGAGAATCGCAAACTTCAGCGTGAACTGGCTGAGGCCGCGCAGCTACAAAA AAGTGGCGGCTACTCATACAAAGACACTAAGACACCCACTTTGCCGGCAAGTAAAAAGCAACGATTGACGCGAGGTGGTGCTGGTAATCTAGAGGACTCGGTTGCTGATCCTCTGGACATATCCCAGGATTTTTCACATAAAAACTCGCGTTCTCGGGACAACAGTGGGAATCGAGCACGCGACTCGAGCGGTGGCCGGAAAGCGGACAAAACCGGCGCAGCAGCAGGTGCAGTAGATGCCAGCGGAATGAGGGAGACACGGAAAGCAGCACGCGGCGGTGGCCGCAAAGGTGGCAAGTCGATTTTCAGCATGCGCACGCCACAGAAAGAGTCGGCGAACAATATGTCGATGGATGAGGATAAGTTTATCAATCAGGATGATCGTGTGATGCTGCGCATTAGTGAACGATTACGCGGTTACATGGAGTATGATTACAACATGGTCTGTATGCTGGGCAAGCAGCATGCGCTGCCCGCTCGCATGCCCATCGTGACCATACTGGAGAACTTTGTGAAGCAGCGCGCTGTGGAGCTGGCGATTAGCATCAAACAGGACAGTTCACGGGGTCGCGTCACGACCAGTCGAAATGCGCGCATGGAGCGTGAATACGACCGTGTAATGTCCAT TGTTTGCATGCTGAAGGAAGTTGTTGATGGATTGCGCATCTATTTCGAGTTTCATCTTGAGGACCACCTGCTCTATAAGGAGGAGAAAGACTATGTACACAGGCATTTAACCGATGATAATTTAAAGAACTGCAGCATTATGCTGAACAACGCTGCTGTCTATATCAATGTCGATGCAGAGCTGATTACCCAGAGTGCGGTAGTGAATGGCGATGACGAGAATGAGCATGTTTTTGGCGGCGTTGAGTACAAGAAGCAGCGAGATAAATACCTCGAGTACATTGTGAATAATAGTGGCAAGAATAGCATGGCTCTCGCCTACGATGAACGCAACTCACCTTATAAGGCAGCTGACAAACTGCCTTTCGAAATGTACGGCTTCCTCTGTGAGACCTTTAACTGGAGATTGTTGTCCGCAGAGTCGCGGCCAGAGAAATCCATGATGTTTGGCGCACCTCATCTGGCGCGTTTATTGG TTAAGTTGCCAGAATATCTGAATGTTTCGCCTATATCCAATGAAAAGCTGGAAGATCTGCTGAAACATTTAAACTCCTTCATAAA TTATTTAGAGAACCATGAGGAATGGTTTGATAAGGAGAACTATGTACATCCAGCTGTGAACCAGGAACAGCTGCAACAGGAACTGCTCGAATCTCTAGAGTAG